In Bordetella holmesii ATCC 51541, the following proteins share a genomic window:
- a CDS encoding tonB-dependent Receptor Plug domain protein, with product MKPLPSLLKNRLRPLALAVALSLTHAVSHAQSETPQAVELQAQALDSALLALGRQYQLQISFPAALTQDKRGAPLAGRYTATQALDRLLAGSGLNWRFTGPSAVLVEAGAPTAQTLENVVVVAGYAPTSISELPRTVWYLTREQIEQQAQGGATLPEVLGNLVPSLDLGSQSRTNYSQNMRGRSAQIMIDGVSLNSMRNISRQFDSISPFNIERIEVLSGASSVYGGGATGGIINIVTKRGAPGPATFTSEVAGRSGFSGSEDVDWRVAQSVEGGTDQVFGRLALAYAQNGAAYDASGKQVTPDITQTDLQYNRALDLSGTLDIKLDDKQSLKLLGQFYHSEFHPGKALYLGKNLQGALPLAGPANPDLLGIRNGFESDVKPSTERAMLMADYM from the coding sequence ATGAAGCCCCTACCCTCATTGTTGAAGAATCGTCTGCGCCCGCTCGCGTTGGCCGTCGCCCTGAGCCTGACCCATGCGGTCTCCCACGCCCAATCCGAAACGCCCCAGGCCGTGGAGCTGCAGGCACAAGCCCTGGATTCGGCATTGCTCGCGCTCGGCCGCCAGTACCAGTTGCAGATCTCGTTTCCCGCGGCGCTGACGCAGGACAAACGCGGCGCGCCCCTGGCCGGCCGATACACGGCCACACAGGCGCTCGATCGCCTGCTTGCCGGCAGCGGCCTGAACTGGCGCTTCACCGGCCCGTCTGCCGTGCTGGTCGAGGCGGGTGCACCCACTGCACAGACGCTGGAGAACGTCGTCGTCGTCGCCGGCTACGCGCCCACCAGCATCAGTGAACTTCCGCGCACGGTATGGTATTTGACCCGTGAGCAGATCGAACAGCAGGCGCAAGGCGGAGCCACGCTGCCCGAAGTATTGGGCAATCTGGTCCCCAGCCTGGACCTGGGTTCGCAAAGCCGCACCAACTACTCGCAGAATATGCGCGGGCGCAGTGCCCAGATCATGATCGATGGCGTGTCGCTCAATTCCATGCGCAACATCAGCCGTCAGTTCGACTCGATATCGCCCTTCAATATCGAGCGTATCGAAGTGTTGTCCGGCGCCAGTTCGGTGTATGGTGGCGGAGCCACGGGCGGCATCATCAACATCGTGACCAAGCGCGGCGCACCGGGCCCGGCGACCTTCACCAGCGAAGTCGCTGGACGCAGCGGTTTCTCGGGTTCGGAGGATGTCGATTGGCGTGTGGCGCAGTCTGTCGAAGGCGGTACCGACCAGGTCTTCGGCCGGCTGGCGCTGGCTTACGCGCAGAACGGAGCCGCCTACGACGCCAGCGGCAAACAGGTCACTCCCGACATCACCCAGACCGACCTGCAATACAACCGCGCGCTCGATCTGTCCGGCACCCTGGACATCAAACTGGATGACAAGCAGTCCCTGAAGTTGCTTGGGCAGTTCTACCACTCTGAGTTTCACCCGGGCAAAGCGCTGTATCTCGGCAAAAACCTCCAGGGGGCCCTCCCTCTGGCGGGTCCGGCCAATCCGGATCTGCTTGGTATCCGCAACGGATTTGAGTCCGACGTCAAACCGTCGACCGAGCGCGCCATGCTCATGGCCGACTACATGTGA
- a CDS encoding integrase core domain protein, with product MNTHKHARLTFLRRLEMVQQLIAHQVCVPEAARAYGVTAPTVRKWLGRFLAQGQAGLADASSRPTVSPRAIAPAKALAIVELRRKRLTQVRIAQALGVSASTVSRVLARAGLSHLADLEPAEPVVRYEHQAPGDLLHIDIKKLGRIQRPGHRVTGNRRDTVEGAGWDFVFVAIDDHARVAFTDIHPDERFPSAVQFLKDAVAYYQRLGVTIQRLLTDNGSAFRSRAFAALCHELGIKHRFTRPYRPQTNGKAERFIQSALREWAYAHTYQNSQHRTDAMKSWLHHYNWHRPHQGIGRAVPISRLNLDEYNLLTVHM from the coding sequence ATGAACACCCATAAGCATGCCCGATTGACCTTCCTACGTCGACTCGAAATGGTCCAGCAATTGATCGCCCATCAAGTTTGTGTGCCTGAAGCGGCCCGCGCCTATGGGGTCACCGCGCCGACTGTGCGCAAATGGCTGGGCCGCTTCCTGGCTCAGGGCCAGGCGGGCTTGGCCGATGCGTCCTCGCGCCCGACGGTCTCGCCCCGAGCGATTGCGCCGGCCAAGGCGCTGGCTATCGTGGAGCTGCGCCGCAAGCGGCTGACCCAAGTGCGCATCGCCCAGGCGCTGGGCGTGTCAGCCAGCACCGTCAGCCGCGTCCTGGCCCGCGCCGGTCTGTCGCACCTGGCCGACCTGGAGCCGGCCGAGCCGGTGGTGCGCTACGAGCATCAGGCCCCCGGCGATCTGCTGCACATCGACATCAAGAAGCTGGGACGTATCCAGCGCCCTGGCCACCGGGTCACGGGCAACCGACGCGATACCGTTGAGGGGGCCGGCTGGGACTTCGTCTTCGTGGCCATCGATGACCACGCCCGCGTGGCCTTCACCGACATCCACCCCGACGAGCGCTTCCCCAGCGCCGTCCAGTTCCTCAAGGACGCAGTGGCCTACTACCAGCGCCTGGGCGTGACCATCCAGCGCTTGCTCACCGACAATGGCTCGGCCTTTCGCAGCCGCGCCTTCGCCGCGCTGTGCCATGAGCTGGGCATCAAGCACCGCTTTACCCGACCTTACCGCCCACAGACCAATGGCAAGGCCGAACGCTTCATCCAGTCGGCCTTGCGTGAGTGGGCTTACGCTCACACCTACCAGAACTCCCAACACCGAACCGATGCCATGAAATCCTGGCTACACCACTACAACTGGCATCGACCCCACCAAGGCATCGGGCGCGCTGTACCCATCTCCAGACTCAACCTGGACGAATACAACCTATTGACAGTTCACATGTAG
- a CDS encoding tonB dependent receptor family protein produces MAISSFSNPVRMNHAYNLLNLHNYSARDLLGGQDLFAQAYWRREKLDFYPFPNQFTYNDGTCPTAASCRRGFYYGASQQNTDTRGLKTALSKNWEAFKVTYGLEFSREKFNGDTANFDWNRALASGGLDFDNLATLQRYPSYTADTWAAFAQGDWRLTDSLTLSGGVRQQRNKVKLSDFVPVPQQVLMQNGLGTQAQAIPGGDNAYDTTLFNAGLLWKVDARQQTWINYSEGFELVDVAKYYGNGSYRLQGNTWNLLSAVTIDGSELANIKTRQVEVGWRGDYGDWQLQTAAFYAWSDKALAIQPITLSVGLQDRKVRNYGIEGQLNYNFNTRWSAGVNWLASRSEQQQANGGWARQTVTLASPSKASIYGAWHSGPASMRLQANRNFDLSDADGNRLKGYLTFDLFGGYDLDKYGTISVGIRNLFDRRYQTVWSQRAQTLYAGLMTADSLQFNGRGRTFGLAYTVRY; encoded by the coding sequence TTGGCGATTTCCAGTTTCTCAAATCCGGTTCGGATGAACCATGCATACAACCTATTGAATCTTCACAACTACAGCGCCCGCGACCTGCTGGGCGGTCAGGATCTGTTCGCGCAGGCCTATTGGCGCCGCGAAAAACTGGACTTCTACCCCTTCCCCAACCAGTTCACGTACAACGACGGCACGTGCCCGACCGCGGCCAGCTGCCGCCGAGGCTTCTACTATGGTGCGTCGCAACAGAACACGGATACCCGGGGTTTGAAGACCGCACTGAGCAAAAACTGGGAAGCCTTCAAAGTCACCTACGGGCTGGAGTTTTCGCGCGAGAAATTCAACGGCGATACGGCCAACTTCGATTGGAACCGCGCTCTGGCCTCGGGCGGACTAGACTTCGATAATCTGGCGACCTTGCAGCGCTACCCCAGCTATACCGCCGACACCTGGGCTGCCTTCGCGCAAGGCGACTGGCGTCTGACCGACAGCCTGACGCTAAGCGGCGGCGTGCGGCAACAGCGCAACAAGGTCAAATTGAGCGACTTCGTGCCCGTGCCCCAACAGGTCCTCATGCAAAACGGGCTGGGAACTCAGGCCCAGGCTATTCCTGGCGGTGACAACGCCTACGACACCACGTTGTTTAATGCAGGCTTGCTCTGGAAGGTGGATGCGCGCCAGCAGACCTGGATCAACTACTCCGAAGGCTTCGAGTTGGTGGACGTCGCCAAATACTATGGCAATGGCAGTTACCGGCTGCAGGGCAACACCTGGAATCTCCTGAGCGCCGTGACGATCGACGGCTCGGAGCTCGCCAATATCAAGACCCGTCAGGTCGAGGTGGGCTGGCGCGGCGACTATGGCGATTGGCAACTGCAAACTGCCGCGTTCTATGCATGGTCCGACAAAGCCCTGGCCATCCAGCCCATCACGCTGTCAGTCGGCCTGCAGGACCGCAAGGTGCGCAACTATGGCATCGAGGGCCAGTTGAACTACAACTTCAACACGCGTTGGAGCGCGGGCGTGAACTGGCTGGCGAGCCGGTCTGAGCAACAACAGGCCAATGGCGGTTGGGCCAGGCAGACCGTCACCTTGGCCAGTCCGTCCAAGGCTTCGATCTACGGGGCCTGGCACTCGGGTCCTGCGTCCATGCGCTTGCAGGCCAACCGCAATTTCGACCTCAGCGATGCCGATGGCAATCGCCTCAAGGGCTATCTCACCTTTGACTTGTTCGGCGGTTACGATCTCGACAAGTACGGCACCATCAGCGTAGGCATTCGAAACCTCTTCGACCGCCGCTATCAGACCGTCTGGAGCCAACGTGCGCAGACTCTCTACGCCGGCTTGATGACAGCAGACTCGCTGCAGTTCAACGGCCGCGGCCGCACGTTTGGTCTGGCGTACACCGTGCGCTACTAA
- a CDS encoding putative mg(2+) transport ATPase protein c, with the protein MMLEAVAAALFVLAANTLLRPVVSYVNRQPVEPQHTEVNTVIHLITGAGQQQQALARLEEVLQAEQLPLSELSIDQFGDSDVEIEATLAEAAIEDKDLDRVAAILAASPAIRQAFWSANTV; encoded by the coding sequence ATGATGCTGGAGGCCGTCGCCGCTGCATTGTTCGTCCTGGCGGCCAATACCCTGCTGCGCCCGGTGGTCAGCTACGTCAACCGCCAACCCGTCGAGCCGCAGCACACCGAGGTCAACACTGTCATCCATCTCATCACGGGAGCAGGCCAGCAACAGCAGGCGCTGGCCCGGCTCGAGGAAGTGCTGCAGGCAGAGCAATTGCCGCTCTCGGAACTGAGCATCGATCAGTTCGGCGACAGCGATGTGGAAATCGAAGCTACGCTGGCCGAGGCCGCCATCGAAGACAAGGACCTGGACCGCGTGGCGGCCATCCTGGCGGCATCTCCCGCCATCCGCCAGGCCTTCTGGTCGGCCAATACGGTCTGA
- a CDS encoding helicase C-terminal domain protein, which yields MPAGVLAALQKLVQAVGDHQAQTAQALPADDALLAFYFEALRFTRLAEQFGDHSLIDLQRHGEDAELGLRNVVPANFLAARHAGAHCTVMFSGTIGPQRFYRDMLGLPAATSWLEVAGPFRAEQLAVTVAGHVSTRFRDRPRSVEPIGAIIARQYAEQPGNYLAFLSSFDYARQVEEWLARHHPGLPVWRQTPGMGEGEREAFLARFVEGGQGVGFAVLGGAFSEGVDLPGERLVGAFIATLGLPQLNPLNEAMKQVMERRFGAEHAYDYTYLYPGLRKVVQAAGRVIRGEDDQGSVHLIDDRYRWPRVRALLPQWWALT from the coding sequence GTGCCTGCCGGGGTGCTGGCCGCGTTGCAGAAACTGGTACAGGCGGTCGGAGACCATCAGGCGCAAACGGCCCAGGCGCTGCCGGCAGACGACGCGCTTCTGGCGTTTTATTTTGAGGCGCTGCGCTTTACCCGGTTGGCCGAGCAATTCGGCGACCACAGCCTGATCGACCTGCAGCGGCACGGTGAAGACGCTGAGCTGGGTTTGCGCAACGTGGTGCCGGCCAATTTTCTGGCAGCTCGCCATGCGGGTGCCCATTGCACGGTGATGTTTTCGGGCACGATAGGGCCGCAGCGTTTCTATCGCGACATGCTGGGGCTGCCCGCGGCCACGTCCTGGCTGGAGGTGGCCGGCCCTTTCCGCGCCGAGCAACTGGCGGTGACCGTGGCCGGCCACGTGTCCACACGGTTTCGCGACAGGCCGCGGTCGGTCGAACCCATCGGCGCCATCATCGCCCGGCAATATGCCGAGCAGCCGGGTAATTATCTGGCCTTTCTGAGCAGTTTCGACTATGCCCGGCAGGTCGAGGAGTGGCTGGCGCGGCACCACCCCGGTTTGCCCGTCTGGCGCCAGACTCCCGGCATGGGCGAAGGCGAGCGCGAGGCTTTTCTGGCGCGCTTTGTCGAGGGCGGGCAGGGCGTGGGTTTTGCTGTACTTGGAGGGGCGTTCTCAGAGGGGGTGGATCTGCCGGGTGAGCGCCTGGTCGGCGCCTTTATCGCAACCTTGGGGCTGCCCCAGCTCAACCCCCTGAACGAGGCCATGAAGCAGGTCATGGAGCGGCGGTTCGGCGCCGAGCACGCCTATGACTACACCTATCTTTATCCGGGCCTGCGCAAAGTGGTTCAGGCCGCTGGCCGGGTGATTCGCGGTGAGGACGACCAGGGCAGCGTGCACCTGATTGATGACCGCTACCGTTGGCCGCGGGTTCGCGCGCTCCTGCCGCAATGGTGGGCCTTGACCTGA
- a CDS encoding DEAD/DEAH box helicase family protein gives MKLTVAVRTLCEFSARVGDLDLRFTPAPSAQEGMAGYTAIAERRADTYESEVFLSGEHGALTVRGRADGFDASLGRLEEIKTYRGELSAMGANQRALHWAQAHIYGHLMCQARNLAGLSLALIYVDVQTLDETALTEWQDAPALADYFGQACERYLLWAQRQAQHRFARDAALDAMRFPHGDFRPGQRELAVAVFRAARDGRALLAQAPTGIGKTLGVLFPALKACAAQGLDKVFFLTAKSSGRGLAVSALDQLPPGLRTVELLARDKACVHPDRHCHGESCPLARGFYDRLPAARDALEAGGDYSQPVLARTAREHELCPYFLNQEMARWADVVIGDYNYYYDANGQLYQLSQACQWRVVVLVDEAHNLVERARAMYSASLRLSGLMAARRAPSPACASGWIEALLAVADTKKRCRV, from the coding sequence ATGAAGCTCACCGTGGCCGTGCGCACCCTGTGCGAGTTCAGCGCCCGCGTCGGCGACCTGGACCTGCGCTTTACGCCAGCGCCCAGCGCCCAGGAGGGGATGGCCGGGTATACCGCCATCGCCGAGCGGCGTGCGGACACCTACGAAAGCGAGGTCTTCCTGTCTGGCGAGCATGGCGCCCTGACGGTGCGGGGCCGGGCCGACGGTTTTGACGCCAGCCTGGGGCGTCTTGAAGAGATCAAGACGTACCGGGGAGAACTGTCCGCCATGGGGGCGAATCAGCGTGCGCTGCATTGGGCTCAGGCGCACATCTATGGCCATTTGATGTGCCAGGCACGAAACTTGGCCGGCCTGAGCCTTGCGCTTATCTACGTGGATGTGCAGACGCTGGACGAGACGGCGTTGACCGAATGGCAGGACGCCCCAGCGTTGGCCGACTATTTTGGCCAGGCCTGCGAGCGCTATCTCTTATGGGCGCAGCGTCAGGCGCAGCACCGGTTTGCCCGCGACGCCGCACTGGATGCGATGCGGTTTCCGCATGGGGACTTCCGCCCTGGGCAACGCGAATTGGCCGTTGCCGTGTTCAGGGCCGCCCGCGATGGCCGCGCTTTGCTCGCCCAGGCCCCCACCGGGATAGGCAAGACGCTCGGCGTGCTGTTTCCCGCGCTCAAGGCGTGCGCGGCGCAAGGCCTGGATAAAGTGTTCTTTCTTACCGCGAAAAGCTCGGGTCGCGGGCTCGCAGTGAGTGCACTGGATCAATTGCCGCCGGGGTTGCGCACCGTTGAACTCTTGGCGCGCGATAAAGCCTGCGTGCATCCGGATAGGCACTGCCATGGCGAATCCTGCCCGCTGGCGCGGGGGTTTTATGACCGCCTGCCGGCCGCGCGTGACGCGCTTGAGGCCGGCGGCGATTACTCGCAGCCTGTGCTGGCGCGCACGGCCCGTGAGCATGAGCTCTGCCCGTATTTTCTCAACCAGGAGATGGCGCGCTGGGCCGACGTCGTGATCGGTGACTACAATTATTATTACGACGCCAATGGCCAGCTTTATCAGCTGTCGCAGGCCTGCCAGTGGCGGGTGGTGGTTCTGGTGGACGAAGCCCACAACCTGGTCGAGCGCGCCCGTGCGATGTATAGCGCTAGCCTTCGTTTGAGCGGGCTGATGGCCGCGCGCCGCGCCCCAAGCCCTGCGTGCGCCTCTGGATGGATTGAAGCGCTCCTGGCGGTCGCTGACACGAAAAAGCGATGCCGAGTATGA
- a CDS encoding VRR-NUC domain protein yields the protein MLPAHRYYYLHNFQRELDWVAARYDDMLDAAERDFLCRFGALPQGSQALLVRLLTRKGDVFRSDKLVYDEIGDITAAASPLLELGWLAANPDLSVEDLGRLYTKTELAPLADHKPGVRKDILLEALQPHAPRPHRDWWPHAQESVWQVRVGEVCERFRLLFFGNLRQQWDELVLTDLGIYQYESVPFSLESRAFQHRIDLADYLRLERWREQLDQSGPDPDLRQAVCAATSANPWLMARRAKLLMRFGQASERLRDWPQAGAAYAACHYRGARHRLMRVLEQQGQYAQAHALAMAAMAEPEDEGESQRVARMLPRLRRQLGLAAPPKVAEPALLQESLCLAAPASGTSVEGAVRDHYASLGATVHHVESSLINGLFGLLCWEAIFAPLPGAFFHPYQRGPADLSAPDFVARRARLFQTCLGYLDDGSYVGRIRQRYADRQGVQSPFVQWGLLTPSLLDQALDGVPAADLRRLFERLLADPGAYRSGLPDLICFWPGQGRYELVEVKGSDDRLQDNQTAWLHYCARHGIATRVCYVNWK from the coding sequence ATGTTGCCTGCGCATCGCTACTACTACCTGCACAACTTTCAACGCGAGCTGGACTGGGTCGCTGCGCGCTACGACGATATGCTGGACGCGGCCGAGCGGGATTTTCTTTGCCGTTTTGGCGCGTTGCCGCAGGGCTCGCAGGCCCTGCTCGTGCGTTTGCTCACGCGCAAGGGCGATGTCTTTCGTTCGGACAAGCTTGTCTACGATGAAATCGGCGATATCACGGCCGCTGCCTCTCCGCTGCTGGAGCTGGGTTGGTTAGCCGCCAATCCCGATCTCTCGGTCGAGGATCTTGGCCGCCTGTACACCAAGACAGAGCTTGCACCGCTGGCAGACCACAAACCAGGCGTGCGCAAGGACATCCTGCTTGAGGCGTTGCAGCCGCATGCACCGCGGCCGCATCGCGATTGGTGGCCGCACGCGCAAGAGTCCGTATGGCAGGTTCGGGTCGGGGAGGTCTGTGAGCGATTTCGCCTGCTGTTCTTTGGCAATTTGCGCCAGCAATGGGACGAGCTGGTTCTGACCGATCTGGGCATCTACCAGTATGAGTCGGTACCTTTCTCGCTCGAGTCACGGGCCTTTCAGCATCGCATCGACCTAGCGGATTATCTGCGCCTGGAGAGGTGGCGCGAACAACTGGACCAAAGTGGGCCCGATCCGGACCTGCGCCAAGCCGTCTGCGCGGCCACGAGCGCCAATCCCTGGCTGATGGCGCGGCGTGCCAAGTTACTCATGCGTTTTGGGCAGGCCAGCGAGCGGTTGCGCGATTGGCCGCAAGCCGGGGCCGCTTACGCCGCCTGCCACTACCGCGGGGCCCGGCACCGCCTGATGCGGGTGCTGGAGCAGCAAGGCCAGTACGCCCAGGCCCATGCGCTAGCCATGGCGGCCATGGCCGAGCCCGAGGACGAGGGTGAGAGCCAGCGTGTGGCGCGCATGTTGCCGCGCTTGCGGCGACAGTTGGGTCTGGCCGCGCCGCCCAAGGTGGCCGAGCCGGCGCTGTTGCAAGAATCCCTCTGCCTGGCCGCGCCGGCATCCGGCACGTCGGTTGAGGGGGCCGTGCGCGATCATTACGCCAGCCTTGGCGCGACGGTGCACCACGTCGAAAGCAGCCTCATCAACGGCCTGTTCGGGCTGTTGTGCTGGGAGGCCATCTTCGCGCCTCTGCCTGGCGCGTTTTTTCACCCCTATCAGCGCGGTCCGGCGGACTTGTCAGCACCCGATTTCGTCGCTCGGCGCGCCCGCCTGTTTCAAACGTGCCTGGGGTATCTGGACGATGGCAGCTATGTGGGGCGGATTCGGCAGCGGTATGCGGACAGGCAGGGCGTGCAGTCGCCTTTCGTGCAGTGGGGTTTGTTGACGCCTTCATTGCTGGATCAGGCGCTCGACGGAGTGCCGGCGGCCGATCTGCGCCGATTGTTCGAGCGTCTGCTGGCCGATCCGGGCGCCTACCGTAGCGGCTTGCCAGATCTGATCTGCTTCTGGCCCGGGCAGGGTCGCTACGAACTGGTCGAGGTCAAGGGGTCGGACGATCGCCTGCAAGACAACCAGACAGCCTGGCTGCACTACTGCGCGCGGCACGGTATTGCAACACGCGTTTGCTATGTGAACTGGAAATGA
- a CDS encoding ku protein: protein MARTLWKGAISFGLVHIPVAVHAAIRSARLDFDWIDKRDDAPVGYQRINKRTGKVITAEHIVRGYEYEKGDYVYLSDDDFRRADDVATQTISILGFVRAAEVPLYFYDTSYYLEPDKRGGPGYVLLRDALLKSGRLALAQVVLHTRQHLAALLPQGDALMMVTMRYADEIRDAPDMELPSKRAAARETDMALRLIDDMSLQWDPEQYRDAYREDLLAVIESKVKAGKTHSLSQADEPAAPPRSAKVLDLMAMLKQSIDQGKRTPAAARKTATKATTAPRKTPKKAAKKTASKTAAAKTVKKATARKTATRSTRRKVA from the coding sequence ATGGCCAGAACCCTCTGGAAAGGTGCGATCAGCTTTGGCTTAGTACATATCCCCGTGGCCGTACACGCGGCCATTCGTTCCGCGCGACTGGATTTTGACTGGATAGACAAACGCGACGATGCCCCCGTCGGCTATCAACGCATCAATAAGCGCACAGGCAAAGTCATCACCGCCGAGCATATCGTGCGCGGCTATGAGTACGAAAAAGGCGATTACGTATATCTGAGCGATGACGACTTCCGGCGCGCCGACGACGTGGCGACACAGACCATATCCATTCTGGGCTTCGTGAGAGCCGCCGAGGTCCCGCTTTACTTCTACGATACGTCCTATTATTTGGAGCCCGACAAGCGTGGCGGGCCGGGCTATGTACTGCTGCGCGACGCGCTGCTCAAGAGCGGTCGCCTGGCACTGGCGCAGGTGGTGCTGCACACCCGACAGCATCTGGCGGCACTGCTGCCACAGGGCGACGCCCTGATGATGGTGACGATGCGCTACGCCGATGAAATTCGCGACGCGCCAGACATGGAGCTGCCCTCCAAGCGCGCCGCGGCCCGGGAGACGGACATGGCGCTGCGCTTGATCGATGATATGAGCCTGCAATGGGACCCCGAACAGTATCGCGATGCTTATCGCGAGGATCTGCTGGCCGTGATCGAGTCCAAGGTCAAAGCCGGAAAGACGCACAGCCTGAGTCAGGCCGACGAACCCGCCGCCCCGCCACGTTCGGCCAAGGTGCTGGACCTGATGGCCATGCTCAAACAAAGCATAGATCAGGGAAAGCGCACCCCTGCTGCTGCACGCAAGACGGCCACCAAGGCCACCACGGCGCCCCGCAAAACGCCGAAGAAGGCGGCAAAGAAGACCGCCAGCAAAACCGCCGCTGCCAAAACCGTGAAAAAGGCCACCGCACGCAAGACCGCTACCAGGTCGACGCGGCGCAAGGTTGCCTGA
- the ligD gene encoding DNA ligase D: MDPQVKRLAVKVEDHPLDYADFFGDIPAGQYGAGHVDIWDRGHWSMQGNPAQALQRGHLHFRLQGRRLQGDWALIRTRDEQWLLRKVQDVPPKPAARTLPGKAASMPRQLKPPLATLADQPPVGEDWRYEVKYDGYRMLCELRDGNVRFISRNGLDWTARMQPLATTIRALKLGQGWLDGEVVVFNEQGIADFQLLQKALDGDASCLRYVVFDLPYWEGRDLRGIPLSQRQHWLSVLLERAPSPLRLTQRLDIADAAQAAHAWLQACQLQLEGLIALVQWGVIELHTWNSRAPKTETPDRLILDLDPGDGVDWPTIVEAAQLVRGLMQEVGLVPFLKSTGGKGLHLVAPLKPVAGWQEVKALAHGLADRLESVLPDRFVANMAKAKRGGRIFVDYLRNGKAATAVAAFSVRGRPGGPVAMPLPWDVLDPARDLRTNCFNVRNALEWIETHPHPWADYAASRRQVGPRMLARLGLRV, encoded by the coding sequence ATGGACCCGCAAGTCAAGCGCCTGGCAGTCAAGGTAGAGGACCACCCGCTTGATTACGCCGATTTCTTCGGCGATATCCCTGCCGGCCAGTATGGCGCGGGTCACGTCGACATCTGGGACCGCGGCCATTGGTCCATGCAAGGCAATCCCGCTCAGGCACTGCAGCGCGGGCATTTGCATTTCCGGCTGCAAGGGCGCCGTCTGCAGGGTGACTGGGCGCTCATTCGCACACGGGACGAGCAATGGCTGCTGCGCAAAGTCCAGGATGTGCCGCCCAAACCAGCCGCTCGTACGCTGCCCGGCAAGGCGGCCTCCATGCCTCGGCAATTGAAACCGCCCCTGGCAACCCTTGCCGATCAGCCGCCTGTCGGCGAAGACTGGCGCTACGAAGTGAAGTACGACGGTTACCGCATGCTGTGCGAATTGCGTGATGGCAACGTCCGCTTCATCAGCCGCAATGGCCTGGACTGGACCGCACGGATGCAGCCGCTGGCCACGACGATCCGCGCCTTGAAGCTGGGCCAAGGTTGGTTGGACGGCGAGGTGGTGGTCTTCAACGAGCAGGGCATTGCCGACTTCCAACTGCTGCAGAAGGCGTTGGATGGCGATGCTTCATGCCTGCGCTACGTGGTCTTTGACCTGCCCTATTGGGAAGGCAGGGACCTGCGCGGCATACCGTTGTCGCAGCGCCAGCATTGGCTGAGCGTCCTGCTCGAACGTGCCCCCAGCCCGCTGCGGCTGACCCAGCGGCTGGACATCGCCGACGCGGCGCAAGCCGCACACGCCTGGCTGCAGGCCTGCCAGCTCCAGCTCGAAGGCCTTATCGCGCTGGTGCAATGGGGGGTGATCGAGCTTCATACCTGGAATTCGCGCGCGCCCAAGACCGAGACCCCGGATCGCCTCATCCTGGACCTGGACCCTGGCGACGGCGTCGACTGGCCCACCATTGTGGAGGCCGCGCAATTGGTTCGCGGCCTCATGCAGGAGGTCGGGCTGGTGCCGTTTCTGAAGTCCACCGGCGGCAAGGGCCTGCATCTGGTCGCGCCGCTCAAGCCCGTGGCCGGCTGGCAAGAAGTCAAGGCGCTGGCGCATGGGCTGGCTGACCGGCTGGAAAGTGTGCTGCCGGATCGCTTCGTCGCCAACATGGCCAAGGCCAAGCGCGGCGGGCGCATCTTCGTGGACTACCTGCGCAATGGCAAGGCAGCGACGGCGGTGGCCGCCTTCTCGGTACGCGGCCGCCCAGGCGGCCCGGTCGCCATGCCCTTGCCCTGGGACGTGCTGGATCCGGCCCGCGATCTGCGCACCAACTGCTTCAATGTGCGCAACGCCCTGGAATGGATCGAGACGCACCCCCATCCATGGGCCGATTACGCCGCCAGCCGCCGCCAGGTCGGCCCCCGCATGCTGGCTCGCCTTGGGCTGCGCGTCTAA